From the genome of Capsicum annuum cultivar UCD-10X-F1 chromosome 4, UCD10Xv1.1, whole genome shotgun sequence:
gtgcctacgtggcacactgCGTGAATCAACACATTGAAGGTCCACATAGGCACATgtatgtgccatgtaggcactaaggttgccacaaatacggttttaattagtccagggggtaaTAGGCCCCCCTttaagttcgggtgtgtctcaacaatttcgttTATAGTTCAGGGTGAAAACAGTGCATTTACTCTACTTTATATACTGTTTTACACCACTATATCATTGCGTCGTTATGAGCTACTTGTGCCAAGGGTTTATCGGAGACAACCTCTCTATCTCCACGAGGTAGAGGTACGGTACGGTGTGCGTACACCTTACCCTCCTTGGACCTAAGTTGCACGGACTTTTCATTTGTCGCACCCGCGTCGGATTCGTCAAAAATACACTAATTTTGGCGAATCTGACACGCACCTATTGATATTTTTGACAAGTCTGAGCAACATAGCCCCAGACCCCAAGTGGAATTACAATGTGTTGTTAATTAGGGAAATGTAGGATTCAATGGTCTGAGAGATGCCTGCAAATACTGGCTCTAGAAGAATAAACGACTTACACACGAATTTAACTTATATGCATCGACAGTACAAATATTTGTTACACGACAAGTATATTTCACCCTTGCTGTAGCTGCAGGTTACTTGTAGTTATGTTTTTAGGCTATAGCGTCAACAGTATATAGAAGTTAACACTCTAGACAATCAATCGATATATAGTTGTAACGCGTGTGTTCTTTTTTGTTCGACGAGGAAAAAATAGTCAGTCTTGCTAGCTGCTATATACCCATGCTACAAAACCAGTCACAAAGgtgttatatatatttgttatgtaTCAACAGTGattgtggtggggtccttccccgGACACTGTGCataggtagctttagtgcaccagactgCCCTTTTTTTATGTATCAACAGTGATTGTGATGGGGTCCTTCCCCGGACACTGTGCATAgaggtagctttagtgcaccgggctgtcctTTTTTTTTATGTATCAACAGTGACAGGTAAAAGCTAGAGTTTTAGCTCAATTTCTCCTCTCAGTCTTTACAAATAACAACATTTTCATCTAGCAATTCTCTCCTGGTATAAGCATGAACATCGCAGTTTATGCAGCATGCACGTACAAGGCGCTAGCCAGGAATAGTATCAACATGCTGATTGCATGATCGATTGCAGCCTATGGAAAAAAATGGGGAGCCTACTATTACGTCTGAAGATGAAGGTCTGTCTCGATTACTTCAGCCAATTCTTTTGTCAACTTTTCTGCTCTCTCGTCTTGTCCACCAGCGAAAGTATAGACTCTGAACGCGAATTGGAAGGACTTCCAAAGCTGTGTGGCTGATTCTTTTTTGCTCCCTTCCTTTGTTTGTCCGGTTCCTTCTTTTTCCCTTTCCGTTTCTTCTCTCTTTTCCTGATTCGACATTGCAGCATTATATCAAAAAATGTTAACGCGAATACCATGTAAGCAGATTTAGAAAATGTTGATCGACATGTTTATACGAGCATATACATGTTTGTGAAGTTGCTCAAACCTTATCCCTAAACAAATCTACTCTATCTAAATACATACAACACTAAGTCACGAGGACTCTTCACTTTTCATGCCGCACCCATGTCAGATTCTCCAAGAATatactacttttggagaatctgCCACTCAGtcgtagacatttttgaagagtccgagcaacatagcaacaacatacccattgtgatcccacaagtggggtccaGGGAGGGCggagtgtacacagaccttacccctaccgtgggaggtagagaggctgtttcaaGTAGACACTTGGCTCAAGGAAAAGCATATCAAAGCAGACACCAAGGAAAGCATGGCAAAGAACTTTGAAAAAAAGGAACAGTAAGTACAACAAAATAATGTGATAATCAAAGTACAAGAGATGGTAGATACTTACAGAAATCGAATGACAAGAAGCTACAGGAAAGTTATGTATTTAAAATGCATTTCAATTTATATCATTGTATCATGTAGAGTGATTTTGATTGTACTAACCTTCAGTGCAAGTTCCATACAGTTTGAGGAAACATCCACCATCAATTCTTTGATACGCACAAGGGCGCCAAAGTCAAActggatttgatgtgtttttagtTTCTTGGATTCTTCGTCTTTAGTCCGGTCCAGAGTGTCCACATCTCCTTTTATCTATATGAAAGAACTATTCGTTAGAACTGCTAACGCGAAATCAAGTCGTGGGAAGTTTTGATGAGGTCCAGGGACAGTTTTCTACCTTGTTGAAGTACCTCTCAGCCCTGGCAAGATGTTGGCCGACAGGCGAGGCTGGTTGCCAATTCTGTAAAGTAGAGACTATTGAATCTAATTTGGAATAGAGAGTTGCTGCCGTCCTCAACGCTTCCAACTTCTTACAAGGAAAATCTTCAAATCTTGCTAGGACCTGTAACAAGAAAGTCTTTTAAGGCAACATCCTGAAATGGTTAGTTATGACAGAAATACGAAATGCAGAATGAACCTGAGTTTCGTCTGTTAGTTTCTCGAGTTGGGATTCTACATAATTGTGGAATGTAATGAGCTCAGACATATCTGATGTTTGGAAAGAAGCAATGGCCTTTTTCATCTCCTTGATTAGTTTTGCATGATTTTTAACATCCTCTTCGATTTGTTGGAAATATGCTGATCTGTGAGATATAATTCgtactttcttaaactccgtgccaagtAAAAACCAAACAAGCAAATTAAATCGGAGGGAGTATTCGAGATTTCAAGAAGAGAAGATTACCTCTTTGTCATCTCGGCTAATGCATCAGCCATTCCTGGTTTATCTCCTTTCAATGCATTAAATTTTCCCTTCCCTCCCTTTTGTTTACCTTGCAAACTAGATCCTTCGACTTTTCCCTTAAGTGATCGATAAAGATCTCCCATTTGGGATGATCTTTTCAGTTTAGTGGCTGTTTTCGTCGATTGTGGATTTTTGGCACCTGCAaaagttggtggtggtggtggaggtgCACCTCCCATTTTTGTTTGCATTGGTGGAGGCGGGGCTGGTACTGCCAGTCTTGGTGATTTTGGAGGTGCAGGTCTCTTTCCCCTTGGCGTTGGTGGCGGTGGAGGTTCAGCTACCTTTCCTATTGGCTTCGGTGAAGGGGGTGCTGGTGCTGGTGCTGGTGCTGCTCCATTTGACGCCTTTGGTGGAAGGGGGTGTGGGGTTACCATACCTTTTAATCCTTCGTTAGGTGAACGTGGAGGTGGAGGTGGAGGTAAAGGTGGAGCTGAATGTACTTTCTCCGATTTCTTGGGAGGTGGTGGCGGAGGGCAAGGCACTACTCTAACTTTTGTTGTAATTGGAGGTGGCGGAGGTGGAGGTGGAGGTGGAGGTGTGTTTCCTGATGTAATGCGTGCTGGTGGTGACGATGGTGCTGGTTCCTCATTCTCACACGACGACTCTGGTTGAGGTTCCGGCTGAGGTGGCGTTGGTACTTGTGATCCTACGATCTTTGGTGATAAAATGTTTGGTGAAGGCGGCACTGATGACAGTTCCGTTACATTTGATTGCAACCTAGAAATTGAAGATGGAGGCAAAAGCACGTCAAATGTAACACGCGCTGGAACTGCTTCGCCATTTGATGCATCACCGGTCCAAAATATTCCACCATTCTCCGATGCTTTCTCCAGACTATTCAGTAGAATCTCCGGTAAGTCCATTATTTCATCGGCATTGCTTCCTAGCTGAACCGCATTATTTGAATCTTGATTTCCATTGGGTAACATGTGGAACGAGAGGTGCTTTACCTCGATTGGGTTCTGGTTTCCAACGGCTTGAACCTTGAGCGATAAGAGAAGAGGGGAAGTGATAGACGCCGCTTTTGCATTCTTCTTCGAGGCATTGGTTATTATCTCGGGGAGGACTGAAGTTGGAGAGCTCGAAAGGGATGAATTGTTGCTCGAGAACATCTCCGAAAAATTCTTCTCAAACGCGTCAGATGAAGGACTTGTTTCTCTCGTCCGATCATCCTCATCCTCAGTCTCGTCCTCATCTGTCATCTCTACCATCCGTTCGCTAGCTAACTTGATAATGTCATCGAGCAATGCCAACACTACATAATTAACATAAGTAAATCATTATAACTGCATATCAAAGACAAAAATACAACAACGATAACATACTCAGTGTAATCCGGCCCATAGGTGGGATCTGGAGAGGGTAGAGCGTATGCAGACCTTATCCTACCTTACGAGATATAggggctgtttccgatagaccctcgggcTCAAGTAAAAacatatccatattcaaaatgCTATCGAAAGCATGGCAAAGTATTCTGAGACAATAGCTAGTAACAGAAATCGACAGACAAGAAACTATACAGAGAGATGATCATACCATACTCAAAATCATTTAGTTTACTGTTCGAGTTCTCTTTGCACATAATCATCCATTCATCGTTGCCTGTCCACAGTTCCCCGATGGATCTCAATATATCACAAAAGCATCGCACTTTCTGAACGAAACAGCGAAAATTTTGGAGTTGTTAGCTCAGTAAGTTGTGATTTTGCTTAAAAACATACTCACATTACCTCATGTATTGATGTTCCATCTATTTTCAACAACGAAAAATTCGGATTGATAGAAGGAAACAGTTTATGTAGATCCCTTAGAGTTGATATCAGCAGCTGTTGAAAAACATGTTCATAACAGAAAAAGTTGGTTAAAAGTGACAGTTCTTGTTATTCCCTTAAGTGAGTGAATCGACTGTATGTTGCTCGGAATCTTCAAAAATTTTGACGGGTGCATGTCAGATCCTCTAAAGATAGTTTTCTATTTGGAGGAAAACCAGAAATTTCGTTAAGGGTGTTAAGGATTTATAAAAAGTGATTTTTGAGACCCCAAGGATGTCATGTAGCGATACATATGAAGTGGTGCTAAGaatcagtggcggagccagaaatTTTGTTAACGAATGTCACAAAGTAACGAAAGTCACAAAGGTGTCAGCATAAAGTGGCTCCGTCACTGTTGAGAACCATAAGGTCTCGGGTTCAAATCCCAGTAGAGACAAAAAATACTGGGTGATTTCTTCGCATTTATCCTAGCCTTGAGTTACCTGGTACCTGTCGGTAGGTGGTAGTATCCCatgaaattagtcgaggtgcacccAAGCTAAGCCCAGATACCACGGTTATCCAAAAAAAGGGACCTATATAATATGATCTTTCGATGAAAACACGTTCAACTGACCACCCTTCACTCTATGCTTCAACATTTTTGGATAGTCCGAGCAACATAACTGAGCGATTTAACTAGTATTCGTATATATACATACCTCATTTGCAGATTCAGAGCCATCACAAGGAGTAAGATCAAACAATATTCTCAATGTGATGATCTTGTTTTTTATACCTGTCATTATTCTAAAGTTACTAGCCACCCCACATGAATTGTGAAAAGTTGGACTTGTTGCTATTGCCATTCTGGGACTTTTTGGTGCTGTTTTCACCCTATTTGGACTCTGCAATCTTGGACTTGGTGTTTTCGTTCCACATGAGTAGCGCGATTTGGAACCTTTCGATGATTTTGATCTTCTTGGTATCAACATTGAAGGTATTTTCGCTATTACTCTAGTATGTAATCTCCTACTTTTACGCATATCTTCTTCCTGTAAAAACGATAAAGTTAGCTACTGTTAGTAATGGCGTTACAACAGGAGAGATTCATcgatatatcaaaaataaatttgatatgTTAAGGGAACCATGGTGCATAAAGCTTCTGCTATGTGCGAACATTGGATCTATTGTACGTATTTGTTAAGGTTCGTCATAGATCAATGTATATGTTAAGGGAAGCTCGGTGCATAAAGCTTCTGTTATGTGAGAAGATGAGCCTAAAAACTTCGCCCCCGCACCCGCAACAGGATTGGTGGTGGGCTCCGGAATCGGgtctaccaccacagaccccacaAGAAATCTTAAACAACGGCcgaatcaacaaaattcgggtcacaaactCTGACAGATGAAAAAAAGCACCCATGAAACTAAGAAGATATCTGggtgctttgattttcaaataaaatattatttcccTTATCAACATATAGTTTAAACAAAAAGATTTCCAAAGAGGTCCTTCAACATATACTTATATTGTGCGCAGCCTTACCATGTTTCCACAACTTGTATATGAATAAATATAGAcgaaaaaaaaatacctttaacgGGGAAGACTTTTTGCGAAAAATGAAAGGAACGACACCACAAAATACCCCACTCGCCATTTTCAACGAATAATAACAAGTTACTTTTTCGCGAAAAGACTTTTGAAGAGAAATTTAGgaagaagaacaacaaaaaaagattttttaaaaaagtttttcaaatttctattaaccaaaatttatgttttggtaaaagaaattttaattaaagatGTTTTTTgggaaattgatgaaaaaaaacaaagaatttttTCCCTTTAGGCTATTGAGAAAATTTGGCTAAACCAAAATCATCTTCATGAGGACAAAAGACTTTCGTTTCTTTCTCTCTTTCGTTTCCAaaggagaaagagaaaagaaagaaagaaaataaagttaattAATTATGTGATTCCAACCATTAAATTTATGGGTTTAgtgattttttatataattaataataaattatataaatggatattaatatttattattagtattaaattaaaaaattatttgttcaaATGACATTAGGTGGAGCAGAATCAGGAAAGTCGAATCACTTTATAATGATAAATTGATTCATTTTGTAAGTTTGTAATTATGGATAGTTCCTACAATGGATCGGATTAATTAAATATGTCTATTTTTACTTTCAGAGAATCTTATCCTTTAAAACCTcaattattttcaaaaagaacttgacaattataaaaaaatattattacaaaagacgattattataaaataattcagACGGCACAAAAGTTCATATTGTACATATATGATACATAAGTGTGAATATAGAATTTCCAAACttatctttaaaataattaagtatccaagatactatatatataatatatcattcTAGAAGTTTTTTACTTGCATAGAAATAGTTCAAGATATAtctataagaatttttttaattatattaacaaaaaaaattctattttgagATGCATTTTCTTGATTGCATTTGCCTATTATTCTTTAATCTTGATTGACTTAtttccatatatatattcatatgaaTGCATTCAAACTTCAAAGTTTTGCTAAAAGAAATATCACATTATGAACTTCCTTTTTGTGTCACCTTAACTTATTTCTTTCCAAAATAATAATTAGCCATTTcgaatttttatttatatttttgcaaaaaaGAAATCATTTAGTATTACTTTTTCCTAAATCTACCTTTACTATTTCCATGAATGGATTATTAATTAAGAAGAGATAATGGGTAATTTAAACTAATATTCATGTGACTAAGGTTACTAAGTTATCGTTTGGTCATAGATTtaattgaaacttgaaaaaaataaaattaaagttgctgAATTTGTGTTGAAAAATAGTTTTTGGAACTTGAAGTTGAACATGTTTTGATATGCATTTTActtgaaatatttttgaagttttttgtgtgaaagtgaaaataaatttcaTGCAAAAACTAGTCTTAATCAGTTAGTGGAACTAAAAGCTGACCAAATTGCATGAACAAAcaagaataaaattaatatatcttGCATTATAGAGGCTTTTACCAAATTTTGACAAATTAATATATTTTGGACTTTGAATATTCTTTGATATCACTAGGAGGATTGGTTTAATCCTATTGCATAATACCTTTGATATTACTTTTACAGAGAAAATGCACTATTTCCATCGTGAGCTATAAACGAAACTGTTGAGACACACTCCAACTTAAGAGGTCCTATTATTCCTggattaattaaaatcatatttttggcaactttagtgcctacgtggcacactgCGTGAATCAACACAttgaaggtccacgtaggcacatgtatgtgccatgtaggcactaaggttgccacaaatacggttttaattagtccagggggtaaTAGGCCCCCCTttaagttcgggtgtgtctcaacaatttcgttTATAGTTCAGGGTGAAAACAGTGCATTTACTCTACTTTATATACTGTTTTACACCACTATATCATTGCGTCGTTATGAGCTACTTGTGCCAAGGGTTTATCGGAGACAACCTCTCTATCTCCACGAGGTAGAGGTACGGTACGGTGTGCGTACACCTTACCCTCCTTGGACCTAAGTTGCACGGACTTTTCATTTGTCGCACCCGCGTCGGATTCGTCAAAAATACACTAATTTTGGCGAATCTGACACGCACCTATTGATATTTTTGACAAGTCTGAGCAACATAGCCCCAGACCCCAAGTGGAATTACAATGTGTTGTTAATTAGGGAAATGTAGGATTCAATGGTCTGAGAGATGCCTGCAAATACTGGCTCTAGAAGAATAAACGACTTACATACGAATATAACTTATATGCATGGACAGTACAAATATTTGTTACACGACAAGTATATTTCACCCTTGCTGTAGCTGCAGGTTACTTGTAGTTATGTTTTAAGGCTATAGCGTCAACAGTATATAGAAGTTAACACTCTAGACAATCAATCGATATATAGTTGTAACGCGTGTGTTCTTTTTTGTTCGACGAGGAAAAAATAGTCAGTCTTGCTAGCTGCTATATACCCATGCTACAAAACCAGTCACAAAGgtgttatatatatttgttatgtaTCAACAGTGattgtggtggggtccttccccgGACACTGTGCataggtagctttagtgcaccagactgCCCTTTTTTTATGTATCAACAGTGATTGTGATGGGGTCCTTCCCCGGACACTGTGCATAgaggtagctttagtgcaccgggctgtcctTTTTTTTTATGTATCAACAGTGACAGGTAAAAGCTAGAGTTTTAGCTCAATTTCTCCTCTCAGTCTTTACAAATAACAACATTTTCATCTAGCAATTCTCTCCTGGTATAAGCATGAACATCGCAGTTTATGCAGCATGCACGTACAAGGCGCTAGCCAGGAATAGTATCAACATGCTGATTGCATGATCGATTGCAGCCTATGGAAAAAAATGGGGAGCCTACTATTACGTCTGAAGATGAAGGTCTGTCTCGATTACTTCAGCCAATTCTTTTGTCAACTTTTCTGCTCTCTCGTCTTGTCCACCAGCGAAAGTATAGACTCTGAACGCGAATTGGAAGGCCTTCCAAAGCTGTGTGGCTGATTCTTTTTTGCTCCCTTCCTTTGTTTGTCCGGTTCCTTCTTTTTCCCTTTCCGTTTCTTCTCTCTTTTCCTGATTCGACATTGCAGCA
Proteins encoded in this window:
- the LOC107869195 gene encoding uncharacterized protein At4g04980 isoform X1, whose translation is MASGVFCGVVPFIFRKKSSPLKEEDMRKSRRLHTRVIAKIPSMLIPRRSKSSKGSKSRYSCGTKTPSPRLQSPNRVKTAPKSPRMAIATSPTFHNSCGVASNFRIMTGIKNKIITLRILFDLTPCDGSESANELLISTLRDLHKLFPSINPNFSLLKIDGTSIHEKVRCFCDILRSIGELWTGNDEWMIMCKENSNSKLNDFEYVLALLDDIIKLASERMVEMTDEDETEDEDDRTRETSPSSDAFEKNFSEMFSSNNSSLSSSPTSVLPEIITNASKKNAKAASITSPLLLSLKVQAVGNQNPIEVKHLSFHMLPNGNQDSNNAVQLGSNADEIMDLPEILLNSLEKASENGGIFWTGDASNGEAVPARVTFDVLLPPSSISRLQSNVTELSSVPPSPNILSPKIVGSQVPTPPQPEPQPESSCENEEPAPSSPPARITSGNTPPPPPPPPPPPITTKVRVVPCPPPPPPKKSEKVHSAPPLPPPPPPRSPNEGLKGMVTPHPLPPKASNGAAPAPAPAPPSPKPIGKVAEPPPPPTPRGKRPAPPKSPRLAVPAPPPPMQTKMGGAPPPPPPTFAGAKNPQSTKTATKLKRSSQMGDLYRSLKGKVEGSSLQGKQKGGKGKFNALKGDKPGMADALAEMTKRSAYFQQIEEDVKNHAKLIKEMKKAIASFQTSDMSELITFHNYVESQLEKLTDETQVLARFEDFPCKKLEALRTAATLYSKLDSIVSTLQNWQPASPVGQHLARAERYFNKIKGDVDTLDRTKDEESKKLKTHQIQFDFGALVRIKELMVDVSSNCMELALKEKREETEREKEGTGQTKEGSKKESATQLWKSFQFAFRVYTFAGGQDERAEKLTKELAEVIETDLHLQT
- the LOC107869195 gene encoding uncharacterized protein At4g04980 isoform X2, translating into MEEDMRKSRRLHTRVIAKIPSMLIPRRSKSSKGSKSRYSCGTKTPSPRLQSPNRVKTAPKSPRMAIATSPTFHNSCGVASNFRIMTGIKNKIITLRILFDLTPCDGSESANELLISTLRDLHKLFPSINPNFSLLKIDGTSIHEKVRCFCDILRSIGELWTGNDEWMIMCKENSNSKLNDFEYVLALLDDIIKLASERMVEMTDEDETEDEDDRTRETSPSSDAFEKNFSEMFSSNNSSLSSSPTSVLPEIITNASKKNAKAASITSPLLLSLKVQAVGNQNPIEVKHLSFHMLPNGNQDSNNAVQLGSNADEIMDLPEILLNSLEKASENGGIFWTGDASNGEAVPARVTFDVLLPPSSISRLQSNVTELSSVPPSPNILSPKIVGSQVPTPPQPEPQPESSCENEEPAPSSPPARITSGNTPPPPPPPPPPPITTKVRVVPCPPPPPPKKSEKVHSAPPLPPPPPPRSPNEGLKGMVTPHPLPPKASNGAAPAPAPAPPSPKPIGKVAEPPPPPTPRGKRPAPPKSPRLAVPAPPPPMQTKMGGAPPPPPPTFAGAKNPQSTKTATKLKRSSQMGDLYRSLKGKVEGSSLQGKQKGGKGKFNALKGDKPGMADALAEMTKRSAYFQQIEEDVKNHAKLIKEMKKAIASFQTSDMSELITFHNYVESQLEKLTDETQVLARFEDFPCKKLEALRTAATLYSKLDSIVSTLQNWQPASPVGQHLARAERYFNKIKGDVDTLDRTKDEESKKLKTHQIQFDFGALVRIKELMVDVSSNCMELALKEKREETEREKEGTGQTKEGSKKESATQLWKSFQFAFRVYTFAGGQDERAEKLTKELAEVIETDLHLQT